One genomic segment of Ricinus communis isolate WT05 ecotype wild-type chromosome 5, ASM1957865v1, whole genome shotgun sequence includes these proteins:
- the LOC8268137 gene encoding probable potassium transporter 17, translating into MEAREAGAATYTAETLREVVVDDCTSIANAHLLHFRNGFTPPISGHHAKEKGRWETFVLAYKTLGVVFGGLVTSPLYVYPSMPLNSPTEEDYLGIYSIMFWTLTLIGVVKYSYIALKADDHGEGGTFALYSLLCRNINIRILSSKHGEPSLNFSNSVLHESAENKCRLGKFFERSLVARRVLLFIAMLGTCMLIGDGILTPAISVLSAMDGVRAPFPSVKKSLVEALSAAVLIVLFLLQTFGTSRVSFVFSPIMGAWTLFTPLVGIYSITQHYPGIFKALSPHYIFHFFWRNGKEGWLKLGGTILCITGSEAMFADLGHFNRRSIQMAFLFTIYPSLVLTYAGQTAYLIKHPNDHKDGFYKFIPQKIYWPIFVVATLAAIVASQSLISATFSVIKQSVVLDYFPRVKVVHTSSNKEGEVYSPEVNYILMILCVAVILIFGDGQDIGYAFGVVVSLVMLITTILLTLVMIIIWRSPPLLVALYFFVFFTMEGVYVSAVLVKIPEGGWIPFAISFILAFIMFGWFYGRQRKIEYELTHKIDLGRLEVLLLDPGVQRVPGLCFFYTNIQDGLTPILGHYIKNMKSLHKVTIFTTLRYLLVPKVAPHERIVVNKLGLRGVYGCVIQYGYADALNLEGDDFVSQVTDSLRMHIQNCQGCLPSDPQEIQDEISAFEQAKMAGVVHIRGKTRFYIGENCSWFDRIMLAFYEVMHNNCRSALPALGVPPTKRIEVGMLYEA; encoded by the exons ATGGAAGCAAGGGAAGCCGGAGCAGCAACATACACGGCCGAGACGTTGAGGGAGGTGGTGGTTGACGACTGCACTTCCATTGCTAACGCCCACCTCCTTCACTTTCGTAATGGTTTCACTCCACCAATTTCTGGCCACCACGCCAAG GAGAAGGGGAGGTGGGAGACATTTGTACTAGCATACAAAACACTAGGAGTTGTATTTGGTGGGCTTGTAACATCACCACTCTATGTTTATCCATCAATGCCATTGAATTCTCCAACTGAAGAGGATTATTTGGGAATTTATAGCATTATGTTTTGGACTCTTACTCTTATTGGTGTTGTCAAATATAGTTACATAGCCCTTAAGGCTGATGATCATGGTGAAG GTGGAACATTTGCCTTGTACTCCTTACTCTGTAGGAATATAAATATCAGAATTCTTTCTTCCAAGCATGGAGAGCCAAGcttaaatttttcaaactcCGTCTTGCATGAAAGCGCTGAGAATAAGTGCAGGCTTGGcaaattttttgaaagaagTTTAGTTGCCAGAAGGGTGCTGCTTTTCATTGCTATGTTAGGCACGTGTATGCTGATTGGGGATGGTATACTAACACCTGCAATCTCAG TATTGTCCGCAATGGATGGAGTAAGAGCACCATTTCCTTCTGTAAAGAAGT CGTTGGTTGAAGCTCTTTCTGCAGCTGTTCTGATTGTTCTGTTTCTGTTACAAACTTTTGGCACCTCTCGAGTAAGCTTTGTTTTTTCTCCCATCATGGGTGCATGGACCTTGTTTACTCCACTAGTGGGGATTTATAGCATCACACAACATTATCCTGGCATTTTCAAAGCTTTATCACCACACTACATTTTTCACTTCTTTTGGAGAAATGGAAAGGAAGGCTGGCTGAAACTTGGTGGCACCATTCTCTGTATCACAG GTTCTGAGGCAATGTTTGCAGATCTTGGTCATTTTAACAGGCGCTCTATTCAG ATGGCATTTCTGTTTACAATATATCCATCACTTGTTCTCACATATGCGGGCCAAACAGCATATCTTATCAAGCACCCAAATGATcataaagatggattttataagtttataCCACAAAAGATATACTGGCCAATCTTTGTGGTTGCCACATTGGCTGCAATTGTTGCAAGCCAGTCACTGATATCAGCCACTTTTTCTGTCATCAAACAATCTGTAGTACTGGATTATTTCCCCCGGGTGAAGGTTGTACATACTTCTTCTAACAAAGAGGGTGAAGTTTACTCCCCAGAAGTCAATTACATCCTCATGATTCTCTGCGTTGCAGTTATACTTATTTTTGGAGACGGACAAGATATTGGATACGCTTTTG GTGTTGTTGTCAGTCTGGTAATGCTCATTACCACAATATTACTGACACTAGTTATGATCATAATATGGAGGAGTCCGCCATTGCTGGTTGCACTTTActtctttgtattttttacAATGGAAGGTGTTTATGTCAGCGCTGTATTAGTTAAAATACCTGAAGGTGGATGGATCCCATTTGCTATATCTTTTATTCTTGCTTTTATCATGTTTGGCTGGTTCTATGGAAGGCAGAGAAAGATAGAATATGAGTTAACTCACAAGATAGACTTGGGAAGACTTGAAGTGCTGCTTTTGGATCCGGGTGTTCAACGGGTTCCTGGATTGTGCTTCTTTTACACCAATATTCAAGATGGCCTGACTCCTATCCTTGGacattatattaaaaacatgaaaTCTCTGCACAAAGTTACCATTTTCACCACACTTCGGTACTTGTTGGTTCCTAAGGTTGCTCCACACGAAAGAATTGTTGTTAATAAATTGGGCTTGAGAGGAGTTTATGGATGCGTGATACAATATGGCTATGCAGATGCCCTTAATCTTGAAGGAGATGACTTTGTAAGTCAAGTTACTGATAGCTTGCGCATGCATATCCAAAACTGTCAAGGTTGTTTACCATCTGATCCTCAAGAGATTCAGGACGAGATTTCTGCCTTTGAACAGGCAAAGATGGCTGGTGTGGTTCACATTCGAGGGAAGACAAGGTTTTATATAGGCGAGAATTGTAGCTGGTTTGACAGAATCATGCTTGCATTTTATGAAGTCATGCACAATAACTGTAGGTCTGCGCTACCAGCTCTTGGGGTGCCACCAACGAAACGAATTGAGGTTGGAATGCTATATGAGGCTTGA